In a single window of the Subtercola sp. PAMC28395 genome:
- the ruvX gene encoding Holliday junction resolvase RuvX, which produces MRAGVRLGIDVGKARVGVARSDLHGMLATPVETVPRAASGDSDVLRILAIARELEAFEFIVGLPLSLSGASTPSTADAEEFAARCLAGATDAQLDIGVRMIDERLTTVSAQSALHRSGRNTKNSRPVIDQVAAVILLQHALDTERASGRPPGSVVDPNQGTNSD; this is translated from the coding sequence GTGCGAGCGGGAGTGCGGTTGGGCATCGACGTGGGCAAGGCACGGGTCGGAGTGGCCCGGTCGGACCTCCACGGCATGCTCGCGACCCCGGTCGAGACGGTGCCGCGCGCCGCGAGCGGCGACTCAGACGTTCTGCGAATTCTCGCCATCGCACGGGAGCTCGAGGCATTCGAGTTCATCGTCGGGCTCCCGCTCTCGCTCTCTGGTGCTTCGACGCCGTCGACAGCAGACGCCGAAGAGTTCGCGGCACGGTGCCTCGCTGGTGCAACCGACGCACAGCTCGACATCGGTGTTCGGATGATCGACGAACGTCTCACGACCGTGTCTGCCCAATCGGCCCTGCACCGCTCAGGACGGAACACGAAGAACTCACGCCCAGTCATCGATCAAGTAGCCGCGGTTATACTCTTGCAACACGCTTTGGACACCGAGCGAGCGTCAGGCAGACCACCCGGATCAGTCGTCGACCCGAACCAAGGAACGAATAGTGACTGA
- the alaS gene encoding alanine--tRNA ligase, with protein MQTADIRQRWLTFFADRGHTVVPSASLVSEDPTLLFTVAGMVPFIPYMSGLVPAPFKRATSVQKCIRTLDIEEVGKTTRHGTFFQMNGNFSFGDYFKETAIEFAWELLTTSEADGGLGFEEKDLWVTVYEDDDEAIAFWKKTAGLPDYKIQRLGKDSNYWSTGQPGPAGPCSEIFYDRGPAYGKDGGPAADEDRYIEIWNLVFMQYLIGNVKSKYDFDVLGELPRKNIDTGMGLERVAFIKQGVENLYEIDQVRPVLDLAAALSGRRYGAVHDDDVRMRVVADHVRSALMLMSDGVTPSNEGRGYVLRRLLRRTVRSMRLLGVDRTTFPELFPASRDAMSAAYPEVEADYERISRTAYAEEEAFLRTLSGGTTILDLAVLKTRSEGASALAGDTAFQLHDTFGFPIDLTVEIAEEAGLTVDRAAFERLMTEQKQRAKADAKSKKLGANDLSAFAEFRAAGETVFTGYTELQTDSRVLGLIIDGTSVTTAVAGELVEVILAETSLYAESGGQEADSGTIVGDGFELEVLDVQKPVKGLISHRSRVSSGQVAVGDSARSVVDSEWRKGATQAHSGTHIVHAALREILGPTAHQSGSYNKAGYLRLDFTWSQPLSASTKSEIEEISNTAVRADFDVITREMAVDDAKKLGAMALFGEKYGDVVRMVEIGGPWSRELCGGTHVVHTSEIGLINLLGESSIGSTNRRVESLVGADAFREFATERAIVSQLTSSLKAPRDEITNRIADLVSNLKAAEKKIAAYEASALSSRVPGLLALATPIGGVTTVTASLGQLRSSDDLRTLVTSVRERLGSASSVVALAADVGGKPVVIVATNEQARSASLKAGALARVAASILGGGGGGKDDLAQGGGTDVAAIDNALAGIRSAVSAAGTAASGSN; from the coding sequence GTGCAAACCGCTGATATCCGCCAGCGTTGGCTGACGTTCTTCGCCGACCGCGGGCACACAGTCGTTCCCTCCGCCTCGCTCGTCAGTGAAGACCCGACACTTCTCTTCACCGTCGCAGGCATGGTTCCGTTCATCCCGTACATGTCGGGGCTGGTTCCCGCACCCTTCAAGCGCGCAACGAGTGTGCAGAAGTGCATCCGTACCCTCGACATCGAAGAGGTCGGCAAGACCACCCGGCACGGCACGTTCTTCCAGATGAACGGCAACTTCTCGTTCGGCGACTACTTCAAGGAGACCGCCATCGAATTCGCCTGGGAGCTGCTCACCACGAGCGAGGCCGACGGTGGCCTAGGGTTCGAGGAGAAAGACCTCTGGGTCACTGTCTACGAAGACGACGACGAGGCCATCGCGTTCTGGAAGAAGACGGCAGGCCTGCCCGACTACAAGATCCAGCGACTCGGCAAGGATTCGAACTACTGGTCGACCGGCCAGCCTGGCCCGGCTGGTCCCTGCTCAGAGATCTTCTACGACCGAGGCCCCGCGTACGGCAAAGATGGCGGCCCTGCAGCAGACGAAGACCGGTACATCGAGATCTGGAACCTCGTCTTCATGCAGTACCTCATCGGCAACGTGAAGTCGAAGTACGACTTCGACGTGCTGGGCGAGTTGCCACGCAAGAACATCGACACCGGCATGGGCCTCGAGCGCGTGGCGTTCATCAAGCAGGGCGTGGAGAACCTCTACGAGATCGACCAGGTGCGACCCGTTCTCGATCTGGCCGCAGCACTGTCGGGCCGTCGCTACGGTGCCGTGCACGACGACGACGTTCGCATGCGCGTCGTGGCCGACCATGTGCGGTCCGCCCTCATGCTCATGTCGGATGGGGTCACCCCCTCCAATGAAGGGCGCGGCTACGTGTTGCGCCGCCTCCTTCGTCGCACCGTGCGCAGCATGAGACTGCTCGGCGTCGACCGCACCACGTTCCCCGAGCTCTTCCCGGCCTCGCGCGATGCGATGTCGGCGGCATACCCGGAGGTCGAAGCCGACTACGAGCGCATCTCTCGCACGGCCTACGCAGAAGAGGAGGCGTTCCTGCGCACCCTCTCCGGCGGAACCACGATCCTCGACCTCGCTGTGCTGAAGACCAGGTCAGAAGGGGCCTCCGCCCTCGCTGGCGACACGGCGTTCCAGCTGCACGACACCTTCGGCTTTCCGATCGACCTCACCGTCGAAATTGCTGAAGAGGCGGGTCTCACGGTCGACCGTGCCGCGTTCGAACGCCTGATGACCGAACAGAAGCAGCGTGCCAAGGCCGATGCCAAGTCGAAGAAGCTCGGTGCGAATGACCTGAGCGCCTTCGCCGAGTTCCGTGCGGCGGGCGAGACCGTCTTCACCGGCTACACCGAGTTGCAGACCGACTCGCGCGTACTCGGGCTCATCATCGACGGCACCTCAGTGACCACCGCCGTCGCCGGAGAACTCGTCGAGGTCATCCTCGCCGAGACGAGCCTCTACGCCGAGTCCGGCGGCCAGGAGGCCGACTCTGGCACCATCGTCGGTGACGGCTTCGAGCTCGAAGTGCTCGACGTGCAGAAGCCCGTCAAGGGGCTCATCAGCCATCGCTCGCGTGTCAGCAGCGGCCAGGTCGCCGTGGGTGACTCCGCGCGCAGCGTGGTCGACAGCGAGTGGAGAAAGGGTGCGACACAGGCACACTCCGGCACGCACATCGTGCACGCTGCACTCCGCGAGATCCTCGGCCCGACCGCACACCAGTCCGGCTCGTACAACAAGGCAGGGTACCTGCGTCTCGACTTCACGTGGAGCCAGCCCCTCTCTGCATCGACCAAATCGGAGATCGAAGAGATCTCCAACACAGCAGTGCGCGCAGACTTCGACGTGATCACCCGCGAGATGGCTGTGGATGATGCGAAGAAGCTCGGCGCAATGGCGCTGTTCGGCGAGAAGTACGGCGACGTCGTGCGTATGGTCGAAATCGGCGGCCCCTGGTCGCGAGAGCTCTGCGGCGGAACCCACGTAGTGCACACCTCGGAGATCGGGCTGATCAACCTTCTCGGCGAATCGTCGATCGGCTCGACCAACCGCCGCGTCGAGTCGCTCGTGGGTGCAGACGCTTTCCGTGAATTCGCCACGGAGCGTGCCATCGTCTCCCAGCTCACGTCCTCACTCAAGGCGCCCCGCGACGAGATCACGAACCGCATCGCAGACCTGGTCTCGAACCTCAAGGCCGCCGAGAAGAAGATCGCCGCCTACGAGGCCAGTGCACTCTCGTCGCGGGTGCCTGGACTCCTGGCCCTCGCGACTCCCATCGGGGGCGTGACAACCGTCACGGCATCGCTCGGCCAATTGCGCTCGAGCGATGACCTTCGCACCCTGGTGACGAGCGTTCGTGAGCGTCTTGGCAGCGCTTCGAGCGTGGTGGCCCTGGCGGCAGACGTCGGCGGAAAGCCGGTCGTGATCGTTGCGACGAACGAACAGGCTCGTTCGGCCTCACTGAAGGCTGGTGCCCTCGCCCGGGTAGCGGCATCGATTCTCGGCGGCGGCGGCGGCGGCAAGGACGACCTGGCACAGGGCGGCGGAACCGACGTGGCAGCCATCGACAATGCTCTGGCGGGCATCCGCTCGGCTGTGTCGGCTGCGGGCACCGCAGCCAGCGGCTCGAACTGA
- the efp gene encoding elongation factor P: MASTSDISNGVVMKIDGQLWAVIEFQHVKPGKGGAFVRTKIKNVVSGKVVDRTFNAGAKIETANVDRRDYQYLYNDGQDFVFMDTDTFEQLTVTDAVVGDAAKFMLENQMATIALHEDAPLYVELPASVILEITYTEPGLQGDRSTGGTKPATVETGHEIQVPLFLEQGTKVKVDTRTGDYLGRVSDKS; the protein is encoded by the coding sequence TTGGCTTCGACAAGTGACATCAGCAACGGCGTAGTGATGAAGATCGATGGGCAGCTCTGGGCTGTCATCGAATTCCAGCACGTCAAACCGGGCAAGGGCGGGGCATTCGTTCGCACCAAGATCAAGAACGTCGTCTCGGGCAAGGTCGTCGACCGCACGTTCAACGCCGGGGCGAAGATCGAGACGGCCAACGTCGACCGTCGTGACTACCAGTACCTCTACAACGACGGCCAGGACTTCGTGTTCATGGACACCGACACCTTCGAGCAGCTCACCGTGACTGACGCCGTGGTCGGCGACGCGGCCAAGTTCATGCTCGAGAACCAGATGGCCACCATCGCGCTGCACGAAGACGCACCGCTCTACGTCGAGCTGCCCGCTTCGGTCATCCTCGAGATCACGTACACGGAGCCGGGCCTGCAGGGCGACCGCTCCACCGGCGGCACCAAGCCCGCGACGGTCGAGACCGGCCACGAGATCCAGGTTCCGCTGTTCCTCGAGCAGGGCACCAAGGTCAAGGTCGACACCCGCACGGGCGACTACCTCGGCCGCGTCAGCGACAAGAGCTGA
- a CDS encoding shikimate dehydrogenase, with amino-acid sequence MSSRFAVLGSPIAHSKSPLLHTAAYRELGLDWEYTRAEVSSGELGEFVLGLDDSWRGLSLTMPLKEEALALVDSVDVQSLMTGASNTVALDHSQSKLTVQGFNTDVAGIVGALADVGIRQTSHVLILGAGATARSAMVAAANLGAEQVTVAARSPHKTEEIVNVAARAGLVVSVVHLGDALTSDLVADVTISTLPGGALQLAPDDILAVPRGAVLLDVAYDPWPSVLGTAWRGAGGVTVSGLAMLAHQALGQVRIFVTGDPLLPLDREDEVFTAMKRAVGLPS; translated from the coding sequence ATGAGCTCACGCTTTGCCGTTCTCGGCTCGCCGATCGCTCACTCGAAGTCACCCCTGCTGCATACTGCGGCGTACCGGGAACTCGGCCTCGACTGGGAGTACACGCGGGCCGAAGTGAGCTCGGGCGAACTCGGCGAGTTCGTACTCGGGCTCGACGACTCGTGGCGCGGACTCTCGCTCACCATGCCGCTCAAAGAGGAAGCGCTGGCACTCGTCGACTCTGTCGATGTGCAGTCGCTGATGACGGGCGCCTCGAACACAGTCGCACTCGATCATTCGCAGTCGAAACTGACGGTGCAGGGATTCAACACCGACGTCGCGGGCATCGTCGGGGCCCTGGCCGACGTGGGGATCCGGCAGACCTCGCACGTACTCATCCTCGGTGCCGGGGCTACGGCGCGCTCGGCGATGGTCGCCGCCGCGAATCTCGGGGCCGAACAGGTGACCGTCGCCGCACGGTCGCCGCACAAGACGGAAGAGATCGTGAACGTTGCGGCCCGTGCGGGCCTCGTCGTCTCCGTAGTGCACCTCGGCGATGCACTGACGAGCGACCTGGTCGCCGACGTCACCATCAGTACGCTGCCGGGGGGTGCGCTGCAACTCGCCCCGGACGACATTCTCGCGGTGCCGCGCGGTGCCGTGCTTCTGGATGTCGCGTATGACCCGTGGCCGAGCGTGCTGGGCACCGCGTGGCGGGGCGCCGGGGGAGTGACCGTGTCTGGCCTCGCCATGTTGGCGCACCAGGCGCTCGGCCAGGTGCGCATCTTCGTCACCGGAGACCCCCTCTTGCCGCTCGATCGCGAAGACGAGGTCTTCACGGCGATGAAGCGTGCCGTCGGCCTCCCCAGCTGA
- the mltG gene encoding endolytic transglycosylase MltG, with the protein MTDPQPPENHPFAEFFREVPSAAQPSSRREAREQSAQGNPPTVGAPGTTGTTASADTAGAANSRTTSTAIDELLADQSEPAAGGRSKPPKGPRQPRRQRSNRKKSRRGIIAIIVAVVLVGGLAAVGTSIYTSYAPQINKIFGAKEVDDYTGNGTGEKVSFVIASGDNGSTIGDNLAAAGVVKSSAGFYNLLLKQPTVVFQPGTYTLAKQMSSQAALTALQDPANHVTAQVVITEGTIAADALSQVATATGVPLADLQAEAANFTQFGIDASAPNIEGYLFPATYSFEPGMSAHDLVKTMVDRTFQSLDAAGVAPADREKTLILASIIQKEGGSTADFYKVSRVFLNRIADGMPLQSDATVAYGTGQKRVDTTDAERNDESNKYNTYVFTGLPVGPISNPGDAAIDAAQHPADGTWLYFVTVNLDSGLTCFSDNLSQHNAAVDLYQAGNATACP; encoded by the coding sequence GTGACTGACCCCCAGCCACCCGAGAACCACCCCTTCGCCGAGTTCTTCCGGGAGGTGCCGAGCGCGGCACAGCCCAGCAGCAGACGTGAGGCGCGCGAGCAGTCCGCCCAGGGCAACCCGCCGACGGTAGGCGCTCCCGGAACCACCGGCACCACCGCATCCGCCGACACCGCAGGCGCAGCGAACTCCCGAACCACGAGCACCGCGATCGACGAGCTGCTTGCCGACCAGAGCGAACCCGCCGCCGGCGGCAGGTCAAAGCCACCCAAGGGCCCCCGGCAGCCCCGGCGTCAGCGAAGCAACCGTAAGAAGTCGAGGCGGGGGATCATTGCGATCATCGTCGCCGTCGTACTCGTCGGCGGGCTCGCCGCAGTCGGCACCTCGATCTACACCTCGTATGCACCGCAGATCAACAAGATCTTCGGCGCGAAGGAGGTCGACGACTACACCGGCAATGGCACCGGCGAGAAGGTCAGCTTCGTGATAGCCAGCGGCGACAATGGCTCCACCATCGGCGACAACCTCGCTGCTGCCGGCGTCGTGAAGTCTTCGGCTGGGTTCTACAACCTCCTGCTGAAGCAGCCCACCGTCGTCTTCCAGCCCGGCACATACACGCTTGCCAAACAGATGAGCTCCCAGGCGGCCCTGACGGCCCTGCAGGATCCGGCGAACCACGTCACGGCGCAGGTCGTCATCACCGAGGGCACGATCGCAGCCGACGCGCTCTCACAGGTCGCAACGGCGACCGGTGTGCCACTGGCCGACCTCCAGGCCGAAGCAGCCAACTTCACTCAGTTCGGCATCGATGCCTCAGCACCGAACATCGAGGGGTACCTCTTTCCGGCGACGTATTCCTTCGAACCGGGAATGAGCGCGCATGACCTGGTCAAGACCATGGTCGACCGCACGTTCCAGTCGCTCGACGCGGCCGGTGTGGCCCCGGCCGACAGGGAGAAGACGCTGATTCTCGCGTCGATCATCCAGAAGGAAGGCGGGAGCACGGCCGACTTCTACAAGGTCTCGCGAGTGTTCCTCAACCGCATCGCCGATGGGATGCCGCTGCAGTCCGACGCGACCGTGGCCTACGGCACGGGCCAGAAGCGCGTCGACACGACAGATGCCGAGCGCAACGACGAGTCGAACAAATACAACACCTACGTGTTCACCGGGTTACCGGTCGGGCCCATATCGAACCCGGGCGACGCAGCGATCGACGCGGCCCAGCACCCGGCAGACGGCACGTGGCTGTACTTCGTGACGGTCAATCTCGATTCCGGCCTCACTTGCTTCTCTGACAACCTCAGCCAGCACAATGCCGCCGTGGACCTCTATCAGGCCGGCAACGCCACCGCCTGCCCATGA
- the aroB gene encoding 3-dehydroquinate synthase: MTADSPTIIHVGGDSAYDVIVGRGVLDRIGASLAPGVRKVLLVHAPPLADWASALRDELKGDYEVLLAEVPDGEGAKRIEVASFLWQILGQADFTRSDAIVGFGGGSTTDLAGFVAATWLRGVQLIQAPTTLLGMVDAAVGGKTGINTAEGKNLVGAFYAPSTVIADLDTLVSLPRNDLLAGFAEVVKAGFIAEPEILDIIEADVQVATDPTSAPFRRMVELSIGLKARVVGEDFKEAGLREILNYGHTLGHAIEHTERYQWRHGAAVSVGMVFAAELGRLTGSLSDGAVDRHRSILESLTLPTTYPVGRWKTLLAAMQRDKKARGSMLRFIVLDDIGKPTVLAGPETSLLFAAYQEIGS; this comes from the coding sequence ATGACCGCGGACAGCCCCACGATCATCCATGTCGGTGGCGACAGCGCATACGACGTCATCGTCGGGCGAGGGGTGCTCGACCGGATCGGTGCGTCGCTCGCACCCGGCGTGCGCAAGGTGCTCCTCGTGCACGCGCCACCGCTGGCGGACTGGGCCTCGGCCCTGCGTGACGAGCTGAAGGGCGACTACGAGGTTCTGTTGGCGGAGGTGCCTGACGGTGAGGGTGCCAAGCGCATCGAGGTCGCCTCGTTTCTCTGGCAGATCCTCGGGCAGGCCGACTTCACGCGGTCAGATGCGATCGTGGGCTTCGGCGGCGGATCGACGACCGACCTCGCCGGTTTCGTGGCTGCAACCTGGCTGCGCGGTGTTCAGCTCATCCAGGCACCGACCACCCTGCTGGGCATGGTGGATGCAGCAGTCGGCGGCAAGACCGGGATCAACACGGCGGAGGGCAAGAATCTCGTCGGTGCCTTCTACGCACCGAGCACGGTGATCGCTGACCTCGACACGCTGGTCAGCCTGCCTCGCAACGACCTGCTCGCCGGGTTCGCCGAGGTCGTCAAGGCCGGCTTCATCGCGGAACCCGAGATCCTCGACATCATCGAGGCCGATGTCCAGGTAGCGACCGACCCGACGAGCGCCCCGTTCAGGCGCATGGTCGAACTCTCGATCGGCCTCAAGGCGAGGGTGGTCGGGGAGGACTTCAAGGAGGCGGGCCTCCGCGAGATCTTGAACTACGGCCACACGCTGGGCCACGCCATCGAGCACACCGAGCGCTACCAGTGGAGGCACGGGGCCGCGGTGTCTGTCGGCATGGTCTTCGCCGCAGAGCTCGGCAGGCTCACCGGGAGTCTCTCTGATGGCGCGGTCGACCGTCACCGCAGCATCCTCGAGTCCCTGACCCTGCCGACGACCTACCCGGTCGGCCGCTGGAAGACCCTGCTCGCCGCCATGCAACGCGACAAGAAGGCCCGGGGGAGCATGCTCCGGTTCATCGTTCTCGACGACATCGGCAAGCCCACCGTGCTCGCCGGCCCCGAGACCTCGCTGCTCTTCGCCGCGTACCAGGAGATCGGTTCGTAG
- the aroC gene encoding chorismate synthase — protein MLRWLTAGESHGPELIAVIEGLPSGIPVSLENIRADLARRKLGYGRGARMKFEQDEVSISGGVVHGFTLGSPIAIRIGNTEWPKWVDVMSSEPIENYVPSAGRGAPLTRPRPGHADLVGMQKYGFNEARPILERASARETAARVALGAVVRNFLAELGITLVSHTLSIGPVRVPEGSALPTPGDVDRLDADPLRCFDPATSERMVAEVDEAQKDGDTLGGVVEVLAYGLPPGLGSHVHWDRRLDSQLAAALMGIQAIKGVEVGDGFLTTTRRGSQAHDELIVGDDEISRLSAKAGGTEGGMSTGTVLRVRAGMKPIATIPHALRTVDVATGEAAAAHHQRSDVCAVPAAGVVAEAMVALVLANAVQEKFGGDSVTETKRNLDAYMAAIPAALRTGTASIDDPTSPLA, from the coding sequence ATGCTTCGTTGGCTCACTGCCGGAGAATCGCACGGGCCTGAACTCATTGCAGTCATTGAGGGCCTCCCGTCGGGCATCCCGGTCTCCCTGGAAAATATTCGTGCCGATCTGGCGCGCCGCAAACTCGGCTACGGTCGGGGCGCGCGCATGAAGTTCGAGCAGGACGAGGTCTCGATCTCGGGTGGCGTCGTGCACGGCTTCACGCTCGGCAGTCCGATCGCCATTCGGATCGGCAACACGGAGTGGCCCAAGTGGGTCGACGTCATGAGCTCCGAGCCGATCGAGAACTACGTGCCGAGCGCTGGCAGAGGAGCTCCGCTCACCCGCCCCCGGCCCGGACACGCCGATCTCGTCGGCATGCAGAAGTACGGCTTCAACGAGGCTCGGCCCATTCTCGAACGCGCCAGTGCTCGCGAGACCGCGGCCCGGGTGGCCCTCGGCGCTGTGGTGCGCAATTTTCTCGCAGAACTCGGTATCACCCTCGTGAGCCACACGCTGTCGATCGGGCCGGTGCGCGTGCCTGAGGGCTCTGCACTGCCGACCCCGGGCGATGTCGATCGCCTCGACGCCGACCCGCTGAGGTGCTTCGACCCCGCGACTTCAGAACGCATGGTCGCCGAAGTCGACGAAGCCCAGAAAGACGGCGACACCCTCGGCGGCGTGGTCGAGGTGCTGGCGTACGGCCTCCCGCCCGGACTCGGTTCGCACGTGCACTGGGACAGGCGGCTCGACTCGCAGCTCGCCGCCGCCCTCATGGGCATCCAGGCGATCAAGGGCGTCGAGGTCGGTGACGGTTTTCTCACGACGACCAGGCGCGGCTCACAGGCGCACGACGAACTCATCGTCGGTGACGACGAGATCTCCCGCCTGAGCGCCAAGGCCGGGGGCACCGAGGGCGGAATGAGCACGGGCACGGTTCTGCGCGTTCGTGCGGGAATGAAGCCGATCGCAACGATCCCTCACGCCCTGCGCACGGTCGATGTCGCAACCGGCGAGGCAGCCGCTGCGCATCACCAACGCTCAGACGTGTGCGCCGTACCCGCAGCGGGAGTGGTCGCCGAAGCGATGGTCGCCCTCGTGCTCGCGAACGCCGTGCAGGAGAAGTTCGGCGGAGACTCGGTTACAGAGACGAAACGCAACCTCGACGCCTACATGGCTGCGATCCCGGCCGCACTGCGCACCGGAACGGCCAGCATCGACGATCCGACTTCCCCTCTCGCGTGA
- a CDS encoding shikimate kinase: MTIVIIGPPAAGKTRIGRRVAKLLDMAFTDTDKQIAATNGPIPAIFESLGEPAFRALERAEVVTALAGGGIVSFGGGAVLNEATQRDLDGCLVVLFTASAEAVQKRLGNSRRPLVPDIESWQRLVDARHELYDSLADFTIDTSHRKADDIADDVAAWITEQFEAGQFQAGHSETRRRDAQQFEAEKPGPTPGPAQGRDS; the protein is encoded by the coding sequence GTGACCATCGTCATCATCGGCCCCCCGGCGGCCGGCAAGACCCGGATCGGCCGACGCGTGGCCAAGCTGCTCGATATGGCCTTCACTGACACCGACAAGCAGATCGCAGCCACGAACGGCCCGATCCCTGCGATCTTCGAGAGCCTCGGCGAACCAGCGTTCCGTGCGCTCGAGCGGGCCGAGGTCGTCACCGCGCTTGCCGGCGGCGGCATCGTCTCGTTCGGCGGCGGCGCTGTGCTCAATGAGGCCACCCAGCGCGACCTCGACGGCTGTCTGGTCGTTCTCTTCACCGCGTCGGCCGAGGCCGTGCAGAAGCGCCTGGGCAACTCCCGGCGCCCGCTGGTGCCCGACATCGAGTCGTGGCAACGACTGGTGGATGCCCGGCACGAGCTCTACGACAGCCTCGCCGATTTCACGATCGACACCTCGCACCGCAAGGCCGACGACATCGCCGATGATGTCGCGGCGTGGATCACTGAGCAGTTTGAGGCTGGGCAGTTCCAAGCCGGGCACTCTGAAACACGGCGGCGCGACGCACAGCAGTTCGAAGCTGAAAAGCCAGGACCGACCCCGGGCCCGGCACAAGGGAGAGATTCATGA